In Phlebotomus papatasi isolate M1 chromosome 1, Ppap_2.1, whole genome shotgun sequence, the following proteins share a genomic window:
- the LOC129802394 gene encoding uncharacterized protein LOC129802394, which produces MIKNQMLIMEQMKALARSHATQRIRLAGLTERMDKVFTVDEINSPKIEAQLFPMKTLDDFDEFNNNLLDETFKRKVYPQIVKAMQNSSWLFLLLNDDVLFQYNLNGNFNKRALRGSNLYKLIEANYGDHDFLKERHLQALIKQAHTRQNTKNSRARDKLRKMAMKDEYIQENDSYE; this is translated from the exons ATGattaaaaatcaaatgttgattaTGGAACAGATGAAAGCACTGGCCAGATCTCATGCTACTCAGAGGATCAGGCTTGCTGGTCTCACCGAAAGGATGGACAAAGTTTTTACAGTTGACGAAATCAATAGTCCCAAGATAGAAGCTCAACTCTTCCCAATGAAAACTCTcgatgactttgatgaattcaACAACAATCTCCTTGATGAAACCTTCAAGAGGAAAGTG TATCCACAAATCGTAAAAGCCATGCAGAATTCATCGTGGCTGTTCTTGTTGTTGAATGATGATGTTCTCTTTCAATACAATTTAAATGGAAACTTCAATAAGAGAGCTCTTCGTGGGTCAAATCTCTATAAACTTATTGAGG CAAACTATGGTGATcacgattttttgaaagaacGACACCTTCAGGCTCTTATTAAGCAAGCTCATACACGCCAAAATACCAAGAATTCG AGGGCCAGAGACAAATTGAGGAAGATGGCTATGAAAGACGAATATATCCAAGAAAATGATTCTTATGAATAA